The following proteins are co-located in the Larus michahellis chromosome 9, bLarMic1.1, whole genome shotgun sequence genome:
- the DAPK2 gene encoding death-associated protein kinase 2 isoform X2, with translation MKSTTMALFKQQKVEDVYEIGEELGSGQFAIVKKCREKSTGVEYAAKFIKKRQSRASRRGVRREEIEREVNILQQILHANIIKLHDIYENKTDVVLILELVSGGELFDFLAQKESLSEEEATRFIKQILDGVNYLHSKKIAHFDLKPENIMLLDKNIPIPHIKLIDFGLAHKIEEGVEFKNIFGTPEFVAPEIVNYEPLGLAADMWSIGVITYILLSGASPFLGETKQETLANITAVNYEFDEEFFSNTSDLAKDFIQKLLVKDTRKRLTIQEALSHPWITLKEETKVQENKKVENTQLKTKRLREYTIKCHSSMPPNNTYINFERFARVVEDISLMERGFSTLAASHDSLQEDIDALVSIYNEKEAWYKEENESVRHKLSQLKYEYRKIESLKRHLQDDIKTVGASLTGISGKYADLQSQYESLSQELSEELKWIQDLMSSFQLENEACVNGNFDSVFNKDINESLMELLNRSRCEEFLAGLNLVVAESNQ, from the exons TGGCCAGTTTGCAATAGTGAAGAAATGTCGAGAAAAAAGCACCGGTGTGGAGTATGCTGCTAAGTTCATTAAAAAACGTCAGAGTCGGGCCAGCCGTCGTGGAGTGAGACGCGAGGAGATTGAACGGGAGGTTAATATTCTGCAGCAGATTCTGCATGCCAATATCATCAAGTTGCATGACATCTATGAGAACAAGACGGATGTGGTCCTCATCCTTGAGCT AGTTTCTGGAGGAGAACTTTTTGATTTCCTGGCACAGAAGGAATCTTTGAGTGAAGAGGAAGCAACCAGATTTATCAAGCAGATTTTGGATGGTGTGAATTACCTTCACTCTAAGAAAATTGCTCACTTTGATTTAAAG ccTGAAAACATTATGCTTCTAGACAAGAATATCCCTATTCCACACATCAAACTCATTGATTTCGGCCTGGCTCACAAAATAGAAGAGGGAGttgaatttaaaaacatttttggaacTCCAGAATTTGTAG ctccAGAAATAGTAAACTATGAACCGCTTGGACTAGCTGCAGATATGTG GAGCATAGGAGTCATCACCTACATACT GCTTAGTGGTGCATCGCCTTTCCTTGGAGAAACTAAACAAGAAACGCTTGCAAACATCACAGCTGTGAATTATGAATTTGATGAAGAATTTTTCAGCAATACCAGTGACCTGGCCAAAGATTTTATTCAGAAACTCCTGGTGAAAGATACACG GAAACGGCTTACAATTCAGGAAGCTTTGTCTCATCCGTGGATAACG CtgaaagaagaaaccaaagtCCAAGAAAACAAGAAGGTTGAGAACACACAGCTGAAGACAAAACGCCTGAGAGAGTACACCATAAAGTGCCATTCGAGTATGCCTCCCAATAATACCTACATCAACTTTGAGCGCTTTGCCCGGGTAGTTGAGGACATTTCACTTATGGAACGGGGTTTCAGCACTTTGGCTGCATCCCACGATTCCTTGCAGGAGGACATTGATGCTCTGGTTTCCATTTATAATGAGAAAGAAGCTTGGTATAAAGAAGAGAATGAAAGTGTGAGGCACAAGCTGTCTCAGCTGAAGTATGAATACCGTAAAATTGAATCCCTGAAAAGACATCTACAAGACGATATCAAGACTGTAGGCGCTAGTCTTACAGGCATAAGCGGGAAATATGCTGATCTGCAGAGTCAGTACGAATCTCTCAGTCAAGAACTTTCTGAGGAACTCAAGTGGATACAGGATTTAATGAGCAGTTTTCAACTGGAAAATGAAGCCTGTGTGAATGGAAACTTTGACTCTGTTTTCAACAAAGATATTAATGAATCACTAATGGAGCTGTTAAACAGATCTCGCTGTGAAGAATTCCTTGCAGGATTGAATCTTGTTGTAGCAGAATCAAATCAGTAA
- the DAPK2 gene encoding death-associated protein kinase 2 isoform X4, with protein sequence MKSTTMALFKQQKVEDVYEIGEELGSGQFAIVKKCREKSTGVEYAAKFIKKRQSRASRRGVRREEIEREVNILQQILHANIIKLHDIYENKTDVVLILELVSGGELFDFLAQKESLSEEEATRFIKQILDGVNYLHSKKIAHFDLKPENIMLLDKNIPIPHIKLIDFGLAHKIEEGVEFKNIFGTPEFVAPEIVNYEPLGLAADMWSIGVITYILLSGASPFLGETKQETLANITAVNYEFDEEFFSNTSDLAKDFIQKLLVKDTRKRLTIQEALSHPWITPVDKRQALVRKASVVNMENFKRQYARRRWKLSYRIVSLCNHLSRSLVKKVLIQDESLRNCESDSEDLSQRKATHQRRSSIS encoded by the exons TGGCCAGTTTGCAATAGTGAAGAAATGTCGAGAAAAAAGCACCGGTGTGGAGTATGCTGCTAAGTTCATTAAAAAACGTCAGAGTCGGGCCAGCCGTCGTGGAGTGAGACGCGAGGAGATTGAACGGGAGGTTAATATTCTGCAGCAGATTCTGCATGCCAATATCATCAAGTTGCATGACATCTATGAGAACAAGACGGATGTGGTCCTCATCCTTGAGCT AGTTTCTGGAGGAGAACTTTTTGATTTCCTGGCACAGAAGGAATCTTTGAGTGAAGAGGAAGCAACCAGATTTATCAAGCAGATTTTGGATGGTGTGAATTACCTTCACTCTAAGAAAATTGCTCACTTTGATTTAAAG ccTGAAAACATTATGCTTCTAGACAAGAATATCCCTATTCCACACATCAAACTCATTGATTTCGGCCTGGCTCACAAAATAGAAGAGGGAGttgaatttaaaaacatttttggaacTCCAGAATTTGTAG ctccAGAAATAGTAAACTATGAACCGCTTGGACTAGCTGCAGATATGTG GAGCATAGGAGTCATCACCTACATACT GCTTAGTGGTGCATCGCCTTTCCTTGGAGAAACTAAACAAGAAACGCTTGCAAACATCACAGCTGTGAATTATGAATTTGATGAAGAATTTTTCAGCAATACCAGTGACCTGGCCAAAGATTTTATTCAGAAACTCCTGGTGAAAGATACACG GAAACGGCTTACAATTCAGGAAGCTTTGTCTCATCCGTGGATAACG CCAGTGGACAAGCGACAGGCTTTGGTTCGGAAAGCATCTGTTGTTAACATGGAAAACTTCAAAAGGCAGTATGCTAGAAGGCGATGGAAG CTTTCTTACCGTATTGTCTCATTGTGCAACCACTTATCTCGTTCGCTGGTGAAAAAGGTCCTAATACAAGATGAAAGTTTG AGAAACTGTGAAAGTGACAGCGAGGatctttcacaaagaaaagcCACTCATCAGAGGAGAAGCAGCATATCATAA
- the DAPK2 gene encoding death-associated protein kinase 2 isoform X1 has translation MSLIGTQLHHLCVSMKSTTMALFKQQKVEDVYEIGEELGSGQFAIVKKCREKSTGVEYAAKFIKKRQSRASRRGVRREEIEREVNILQQILHANIIKLHDIYENKTDVVLILELVSGGELFDFLAQKESLSEEEATRFIKQILDGVNYLHSKKIAHFDLKPENIMLLDKNIPIPHIKLIDFGLAHKIEEGVEFKNIFGTPEFVAPEIVNYEPLGLAADMWSIGVITYILLSGASPFLGETKQETLANITAVNYEFDEEFFSNTSDLAKDFIQKLLVKDTRKRLTIQEALSHPWITLKEETKVQENKKVENTQLKTKRLREYTIKCHSSMPPNNTYINFERFARVVEDISLMERGFSTLAASHDSLQEDIDALVSIYNEKEAWYKEENESVRHKLSQLKYEYRKIESLKRHLQDDIKTVGASLTGISGKYADLQSQYESLSQELSEELKWIQDLMSSFQLENEACVNGNFDSVFNKDINESLMELLNRSRCEEFLAGLNLVVAESNQ, from the exons TGGCCAGTTTGCAATAGTGAAGAAATGTCGAGAAAAAAGCACCGGTGTGGAGTATGCTGCTAAGTTCATTAAAAAACGTCAGAGTCGGGCCAGCCGTCGTGGAGTGAGACGCGAGGAGATTGAACGGGAGGTTAATATTCTGCAGCAGATTCTGCATGCCAATATCATCAAGTTGCATGACATCTATGAGAACAAGACGGATGTGGTCCTCATCCTTGAGCT AGTTTCTGGAGGAGAACTTTTTGATTTCCTGGCACAGAAGGAATCTTTGAGTGAAGAGGAAGCAACCAGATTTATCAAGCAGATTTTGGATGGTGTGAATTACCTTCACTCTAAGAAAATTGCTCACTTTGATTTAAAG ccTGAAAACATTATGCTTCTAGACAAGAATATCCCTATTCCACACATCAAACTCATTGATTTCGGCCTGGCTCACAAAATAGAAGAGGGAGttgaatttaaaaacatttttggaacTCCAGAATTTGTAG ctccAGAAATAGTAAACTATGAACCGCTTGGACTAGCTGCAGATATGTG GAGCATAGGAGTCATCACCTACATACT GCTTAGTGGTGCATCGCCTTTCCTTGGAGAAACTAAACAAGAAACGCTTGCAAACATCACAGCTGTGAATTATGAATTTGATGAAGAATTTTTCAGCAATACCAGTGACCTGGCCAAAGATTTTATTCAGAAACTCCTGGTGAAAGATACACG GAAACGGCTTACAATTCAGGAAGCTTTGTCTCATCCGTGGATAACG CtgaaagaagaaaccaaagtCCAAGAAAACAAGAAGGTTGAGAACACACAGCTGAAGACAAAACGCCTGAGAGAGTACACCATAAAGTGCCATTCGAGTATGCCTCCCAATAATACCTACATCAACTTTGAGCGCTTTGCCCGGGTAGTTGAGGACATTTCACTTATGGAACGGGGTTTCAGCACTTTGGCTGCATCCCACGATTCCTTGCAGGAGGACATTGATGCTCTGGTTTCCATTTATAATGAGAAAGAAGCTTGGTATAAAGAAGAGAATGAAAGTGTGAGGCACAAGCTGTCTCAGCTGAAGTATGAATACCGTAAAATTGAATCCCTGAAAAGACATCTACAAGACGATATCAAGACTGTAGGCGCTAGTCTTACAGGCATAAGCGGGAAATATGCTGATCTGCAGAGTCAGTACGAATCTCTCAGTCAAGAACTTTCTGAGGAACTCAAGTGGATACAGGATTTAATGAGCAGTTTTCAACTGGAAAATGAAGCCTGTGTGAATGGAAACTTTGACTCTGTTTTCAACAAAGATATTAATGAATCACTAATGGAGCTGTTAAACAGATCTCGCTGTGAAGAATTCCTTGCAGGATTGAATCTTGTTGTAGCAGAATCAAATCAGTAA